From Dermochelys coriacea isolate rDerCor1 chromosome 8, rDerCor1.pri.v4, whole genome shotgun sequence, the proteins below share one genomic window:
- the PRDX1 gene encoding peroxiredoxin-1 translates to MSAGNAFIGKPAPSFKATAVMPDGQFKDIALSDYKGKYVVFFFYPLDFTFVCPTEIIAFSDRADEFKELNCQVIGASVDSHFCHLAWINTPKKQGGLGNMNIPLVSDIKRTIAKEYGVLKEDEGIAYRGLFIIDDKGILRQITINDLPVGRSVDETLRLVQAFQFTDKYGEVCPAGWKPGSETIKPDVQKSKEFFSKQK, encoded by the exons ATGTCTGCAGGAAATGCATTTATTGGGAAACCAGCCCCTAGCTTCAAAGCCACAGCTGTGATGCCTGATGGGCAGTTCAAAGACATCGCCCTCTCTGACTATAAAG gaAAATATGTTGTGTTCTTCTTCTATCCCCTTGACTTCACCTTTGTTTGTCCAACTGAGATTATTGCATTCAGTGATAGGGCTGATGAGTTTAAGGAACTTAACTGTCAAGTAATTGGAGCTTCTGTTGATTCTCACTTCTGTCATCTTGCCTG gaTCAATACTCCTAAGAAGCAGGGTGGATTGGGTAACATGAACATTCCACTGGTTTCTGATATAAAACGCACCATTGCTAAAGAGTACGGCGTATTAAAAGAAGATGAAGGTATTGCATACAG AGGCCTGTTCATTATTGATGATAAGGGAATCTTGCGTCAAATTACCATCAATGATCTCCCTGTTGGCCGCTCAGTTGATGAAACTCTCAGATTAGTCCAGGCTTTCCAGTTCACAGATAAATATGGAGAAG TTTGCCCAGCTGGTTGGAAACCTGGGAGTGAAACCATCAAACCTGATGTTCAGAAAAGCAAAGAATTCTTTTCCAAGCAGAAGTAA
- the LOC119860234 gene encoding LOW QUALITY PROTEIN: HORMA domain-containing protein 1-like (The sequence of the model RefSeq protein was modified relative to this genomic sequence to represent the inferred CDS: deleted 1 base in 1 codon): MATIQKFRTAKKQDTCGWATLFPREIKTHQQSLVMVKRIMAVAVSAVTYLRGIFPEDAYSTHYLEDLCVKVLQEDSIYPRVSKIVKWMKGCFEALEKKYLQMMILGVQKDAANPNNMIESYQFKLRYTSKGPQMDVFSNKKTNITNDATEDIKRTCLLLIHNLYFLMENIVSLPYDVSLTMKLFYYADGVCLFLIVTPPEYQPPGFKEGESEFILVEGIPVHVKMGEIETSFHVLKLKIIKKEDRIDSMDIHGILKECREDAEREKEQRLDPLGEYINTEYEPPGSEEEFVNKYHKVNDEATRKRKRSKKKNK; this comes from the exons ATGGCTACAATACAGAAGTTCAGAACAGCCAAGAAACAAGACACTTGTGGG tGGGCTACCTTATTTCccagagagatt aaaacacatCAGCAATCTCTAGTTATGGTGAAGAGAATAATGGCTGTTGCAGTATCAGCTGTTACTTACTTACGTGGAATTTTCCCTGAAGATGCATACAGCACCCATTATTTAGAAG ATCTGTGTGTAAAAGTTTTGCAAGAAGACAGCATCTATCCAAGAGTATCCAAAATTGTTAAATG GATGAAAGGATGCTTTGaggcattagaaaaaaaatac CTGCAAATGATGATTCTTGGA GTACAGAAGGACGCAGCTAACCCAAATA ACATGATAGAATCTTATCAATTTAAATTGAGATATACATCAAAGGGACCACAGATGGATGTATTCAG CAATAAGAAAACTAATATAACAAATGATGCAACAGAAGACATAAAGAGGACCTGTCTTCTTCTAATTCATAACCtctattttctgatggaaaatattGTTTCTCTTCCTTATGATGTCTCTCTCACTATGAAGCTATTTTATTATGCAGATG gtgtgtgtttgtttttaatagtgaCCCCTCCAGAATACCAGCCTCCTGGCTTTAAAGAGGGAGAGTCAGAGTTTATCTTAGTCGAAGGCATACCTGTGCATGTGAAGATGGGAGAAATAGAAACATCTTTCCATGTGTTAAAGCTGAAGATTATTAAAAAGGAGGATAGGATAGATTCAATGGATATACATGGTATCCTGAAAGAATGTAGAGAagatgcagagagagaaaaggaacag AGGCTGGACCCTTTAGGAGAATACATTAATACAG AATATGAACCACCAGGATCTGAAGAGGAATTTGTTAATAAATATCACAAG gTCAATGATGAAGCTACAAGAAAAAGGAAGAGAtcaaagaaaaagaataaataa